CGTGGCCGTCACCCTGGCGGCAGGCGGCACCCTCGCCATCGCGTCCGCCGAGGAGCGCACGGAACCCGACGCGCTCGCGGGCATGATCCGCGCGACCGGTGTCGCAGCGGCCAGCGTCGTACCGTCCGTGCTGCGCACCCTGGACCCGGAGACCGTCGCGGGTGTACGCAACTGGGTCCTCGGCGGCGAATGGCTGACCGCCGACCTCGCGAGCCGCTGGGCGGGCCGGGCCCGGCTGTGGAACACCTACGGGCCCACCGAGGCCACCGTGATGGCGACCGTGGGCCGGGTCGACGAGGGCATCAAGCCCGTGGACGCCCCGCCTCCCATCGGGCGGCCGCTCGGCAACATGCGGACCTACGTCCTCGACGGCTTCCTGCGACCGGTGCCCCCGGGCGTCAGCGGCGAACTGTACGTCGCCGGGCCCGGCGTCGCGCGCGGCTACGTGGGGCGGCCCGATCTGACGGCGGAGCGGTTCGTGGCGTGCCCGTTCGGCGAGGGCGGACGCATGTACCGCACCGGTGATTTGGCGCGCTGGACCGCCGAGGGCCAGCTGTCGTTCGCGGGCCGCGCGGACGAGCAGGTGAAACTGCGCGGCTACCGCATCGAACCCGGCGAGGTCGAGGCCGTACTCGCCGCGCACCCGTCCGTGCGCGAGGCGGCGGTGATCGCCCGCGAGGACCTGCCGGGCGACAAGCGCCTCGTCGCGTACGTGGTGCCGACGGCCGGGGACGCGGAACCCGGCTCCGGAACACCGCGCGACCTCGACACCGAAGCCCTGCACGCCTTCGCCGCCACCCGCCTCCCCGCCTACATGGTCCCGGCGACGACGGTCGTCCTCGACGCCCTGCCCCTCACCGTCAACGGCAAGCTCGACCGTGCCGCGCTGCCCGCGCCCGAGCTCGCCGTGCGAGGCGGCCGCGATCCGCGTACCCCTGTCGAGACCGTCCTGTGCGACCTGTTCGCGGAGGTGCTCGGCATCGAACGAGCCGGCGCCGATGACTCGTTCTTCGCGCTCGGCGGCGACTCCATCTCGTCGATGATGCTGGTGTCCGGCGCCCGCCGCGCGGGCCTCGCCGTCACCGCGCGCCAGGTCTTCGAGCACCGCACCCCGGCAGCCCTCGCGCTCGTCGCCGTCCCGACGCGGGCCACGCCCGCGGGCGGCGGCGACCCCGGCACCGGAGAGGTCCCGCTCACACCGGTCATGCACGAACTGCTCGACCGCGTCGGCGCCGAGGCGACGGGCCGCGTCGTCCAGACCGCAGTCGTCGAGGCCCCGGCAGGCCTGAGCACCGAGACGCTCGCCGACGCGGTGCGAGCCGTGGTCGACCACCACGACGTGCTGCGCGCCCGGCTCGAAACGGAACCGGAGCGGCGCCTCGTCGTGTCCGGTCCCGGCACCGTACCCGCCGGGTCGTTCGTACGCCGCTACGACGCCACCGGCACGGCCCCCGACGAACTGCCCCGGATCGTCGCCGAGGAGACCCGCGCCGCGGTGGCGCGGCTCGACCCGCGGACCGGGGTCATGCTCCAGGTGGTCTGGCTCGACCTGGGCCCCGGCAGCCCCGGGCGGCTCGTCCTGGTCGTCGACCACCTCGTGATGGACGCCGTGTCGTGGCGGATCCTGCTGCCCGACCTGGAGCAGGCGTGCGCCGCGACCGCGGCGGGCCGCACACCCGAACTCGCGCCCGTGCCCACGTCGTTCCGGCACTGGGCCCGCGCCCTCGCCGACCAGGCGACCGGCGCGGAACGGACGGCGGAACTCGACGCGTGGACGCAGCTCCTCCAGGGCCCCGACCCGCAGTTCACCGCCCTGGCCCCGGACCCGGCCCTCGACCTCGCCGACACCGTGCGGCGCGTGTCGGTCACCGTCCCCGCCCCGGTCACGTCCGCGCTCCTGACCGGCGTACCGGAGGCGTTCCACGCGGGCGTCGACGACGTGCTCCTGACCGGACTCGCCGCGGCCGTCACGGAGTGGGCCGACGGAGGCGTGCCCGAGGGCGGCTTCCTCGTGGACGTGGAAGGACATGGCCGGATCGCCCTCTCCGAGACCATGGACCTCTCCCGCACGGTCGGCTGGTTCACCGGCACCCACCCCGTGCGGCTCGACGCGGGAAAGCCCGACTTCGAGGACCTGCGGGAAGGCGGCCCCGACGCGGGCATCGCCGTCAAGCGCGTCAAGGAACAGGTGCGCGCGGTCCCCGGCGACGGCCTCGGCCACGGCCTGCTGCGCCACCTCAACCTCGAGACCGCCGCAGAACTCGCCGCCCTGCCCGCCGCCCGCATCGGCTTCACCTACCTCGGCCGCATCCCGTCGGGACCGGCGGACGGAAGCGCCGACGTACCGGTGAGCGACGACCGAGGTCCCGCGGACGGCCGGTTCCCCGTGGCGCACCCGCTGGAACTCGCGGGCGTCGTCCACGACGGCCCCGACGGGCCCCGCCTCACCCTCAGCCTCGACGCGCCGCACCGCCTGCTCGACGAGACGGCGGCCCGGGTACTGGTCGAGGGCTGGGCCGCCATGCTGACCGGACTTGCCGCGCACGTCGACGAGCCCACCGCGGGCGGCCACACCGCCTCCGACTTCCCGCTCGTCACCCTCGACCAGCCCCAGATCGACAAGCTGGAGACGGCCGCACCGGACCTGGTCGACATCTGGCCGCTCTCACCGCTCCAGGAAGGCCTCCTCTTCCACGCCCTGTTCGACCGGCAGAGCACCGACGTCTACGTCGAGCAGATGATCGTGGGCCTGGAAGGACCGCTCGACGCGGCACGCCTGCGCGCGTCCTGGCAGGCGCTCCTCGACCGGCACGCCAGCCTGCGGGTGGGCTTCCGCCAGGTGGCGGGCTCCGGACAGTCCGTGCAGGTCGTCGCCGACCGGGCGACCCTGCCGTGGCGCGAGGAGGACCTCTCCGAGCTCGACGACGACGCGGCGTGGGAGGAGTCCGAACGGCTCGGCAGGGAGGACCGCGCCAAGGGCTTCGACCTGGCGAAGCCGCCCCTGGTGAAGGTGCTCCTGGCCAGGACGGGCCAGGACCGCTACCGCATGATGGTGACGCTCCATCACATCGTGCTCGACGGCTGGTCGTTGCCCGTCCTGCGCCGCGAACTGTGGGCCTGCTACGAAGCCGGCGGCACCGCGGCGGGACTGCCCCCGGTGACCCCGTACCGCGACTACCTGACCTGGCTGGGGCAGCAGGACAAGGAGGCGGCGCAGGAGGCCTGGCGCGCGGAGCTGACCGGCGCGGACGAGCCGACGCAGGTCGTCCCGATGGCGCCCGGCGCGGTCGCCGCGACCGACCCGGACGCCGCGTCCGGCGAGGTCTTCGCCGTCGCGGGACCGGCGCTCGACCGCAGGCTCGGCGAACTGGCCCGCGCCCAGGGCGTGACGCTGAACACCGTCGTCCAGACCGCCTGGGCCCTGGTCGTCGGGCAGCTCGCGGGCCGTCAGGACGTCGTCTTCGGCGCCTCCGTGGCCGGCCGCCCGGCCGACCTGCCCGGCATGGAGAACATGCTCGGCCTGTTCATCAACACCGTCCCGGTACGGGTGCGGTTCGCCCCCGCGCTGACCGTCGCGGAGGTCCTCACGGACGTCCAGGGACGGCAGTCCGCCCTGATGGACCACCAGTACCTCAGCCTCGGCGACATCCAGCGCGTGGCGGGCCGCGGAGCGACCTTCGACACGCTGATGGCGTTCGAGAGCTTCCCCACCGGGACTACTGGGACCGCTGGGAACACCGGAACCGCTGGGACTGCCGGGTCCGACCCGTCCGCGCAGGGCGACGGCAGCAACCGCGAGCCGGGACCCGCAGGCGTGGAACTCACCGAAGCGGGCATGCGCGAGTCGATCAACTACCCGCTCGGCCTGGTCGTGGACCCGCTCAACGGTCTGCGGATGCGCCTGACCTACCGCCCGGACGCCTTCGACGAACCGACGGCCCACGCACTCCTCGACCGGCTCCTGAGGGCGCTGCGGCAGATGGCCGCGGACCCCGGGACGCCAGTCGGCAGGCTGCAGCTCTCCGACACCGCCGACCGGGCACGCGTCCTGGAGGAGTGGAACGACACGGACGTGTCCCACCCGGACACCCTCATCCCCGAACTGTTCGCGGCACACGTGCAGAACTCGCCCGACGCGGTGGCGGTGCGGTGTGGTGAGGAGGCTTTGTCGTACGCGGAGTTGGAGGTGCGGGCGGATCGGCTGGCGCGGCGGTTGGTGGGGCTGGGGGTGGGTCCTGAGTCGCGTGTGGGGCTGTGTCTGCCGCGTGGTGTCGACATGGTCGTGGGGGAGTTGGGGGTGTGGAAGGCGGGTGGTGCGTTCGTTCCGCTGGATCCGGAGTATCCGGCTGATCGGTTGTCGTTCATGGTGGCCGACAGTGGTGCGGGTGTATTGGTGGGTGCGGGGGAGAGCCTGGCGGGCGTGGCGGTCGGCGGGGCGCGGGTCGTGCTGCTCGGCGAGGACGACGCGGAGTGCTCCGAGGTCCCCGTTGGCGTGCGGCTGTCTGCGGAGCGGCTGGCGTACGTGATCTATACGTCGGGTTCGACGGGTCGTCCCAAGGGTGTGGCTGTCGCGCATGGTGGCGTGGCGAATCTGGCGGCGGCGATGCGTCCGGTTCTCGGCGTGGACGCGGGTGTCTCGGTGTTGCAGTTCGCGTCGTTCAGCTTCGACGCGGCGGTGCTGGATGTGGCGGTCACGCTGTCCGGTGGCGGCACGCTGGCGATCGCTTCCGCGGAGGAGCGGGCCGAGCCGTCCGCGCTCGCGGACATGATCGAGGCGGCCGGAGTCACCACGGCCAGCGTCGTCCCCTCCCTGCTCACCATGCTCGACCCCGCCTCCGTGCCCGGAGTCGGCAACTGGATCCTCGGCGCGGAACTCATGACCGCCGCCCTCGCCAGCCGATGGACGGCACAGGCACGCGTGTGGAACACCTACGGCCCGACCGAGGCCACCGTGATGGCCACCGCGGGACCCGTCGACGAGAACATCAGGTCGCAGGACAGGCCCCCGGCGATCGGCCGCCCGCTGGACAACGTACGGACGTACGTCCTGGACGGCTTCCTGCACCCGGTTCCGGTCGGGGCGACGGGAGAGCTGTACGTCGCCGGGCCCGGGGTGGCCCGGGGCTACGTGGGGCGGCCGGACCTGACGGCCGAGCGGTTCGTGGCCTGCCCGTTCGGTGCGGGCGGCCGCATGTATCGCACCGGGGACCTGGCCCGCTGGACGGCCGACGGGCAGTTGTCGTTCGTCGGGCGTGCGGACGAGCAGGTGAAGGTGCGTGGGTTCCGGGTGGAGCCGGGGGAGGTCGAGGCGGTCCTTGCGGCGCATCCCGAGGTGCGGCAGGCCGCGGTGATCGCCCGCGAGGACCGGCCCGGCGACAAACGCATCGTCGGCTACATCGTGCCCGAGACCAAGGACCTGGAGATCCAGTCCGTACACGACCACCTGGCACAGGCGCTGCCCGACTACATGCGGCCCGCCTCCGTCGTGGTCCTGGAGGCGCTGCCGCTGACGGGCAACGGCAAGGTCGACCGCGCGGCCCTGCCCCGGCCCGACTTCGCCGGGCGCATCTCGGGCCGTGAGCCGGAGACCGAACTCGAAGCGACCCTGTGCGCGCTCTTCGCCGAGGTCCTCGGCCTGGAACGGGTGGGCGTCGACAACAACTTCTTCGACCTGGGCGGCGACTCCGGCCTGGCCATGCGCCTCGCCGCGCGGATCCGCGAAGAGCTCGGCAGCGAGCTGAGCATGCGACGGTTCTTCGGCGAGTCCACACCGCTCGGCGTGGCCCGGATGCTCACGTCCAAGGAGCTTCCGGAGCTGCGCCCCGTCGACCACCCGGAGGAAATACCCGTAACCGCCGGGCAGTTGCGGACATGGCGGCTCGCCGAGGCGAACCCCGGCTCCGCGGCCCAGCGGGTGTCCATCGCCCTCAGCCTGGGCGGCAGGCTCGACAGGGACGCGCTGGCAGCGGCGCTCGCAGACGTCGCGGCGCGGCACGACATCCTGCGCACGGTCTTCGTCGGACCCGATGCGGGGACCGACGGCGCCGATGTTCCCGCCGGAACCGACGACGTACGCCAGTGTGTCCTGGAGCCCGACGCCGAGGCCGCCCGCCCCGCCCTGCCCGTGACCGCCGCGACCGAGGAAGAACTGCCGCGGCTGCTCGCCGACCACGCGGGGCACGAGTTCGACCTCGCCCGTGAGACGCCGTGGACGGCACGCCTCTTCGCGGTCGCGGAGACCGAACACGTGCTGCTCCTCGTCGTGCACCGCATCGCCACGGACGACGCGTCGCTGATCGTCCTGGTCCGCGATCTGGCGGCCGCGTACGGCGCCCGCAGGGAAGGCCGCGCACCCGAACGGGCGCCGCTGCCCCTCCAGTTCGCCGACTACGCGCTCTGGGAACAGGAGATGCTGCGGGACGAGGAGGACCGCGACAGCCTCATCGGCGAGCAGTTCGCCTACTGGAAGAAGGCCCTCGCGGACGCCGAACCCGAGCAGGAACTGCCGGCCGACAGGCCCCGGGCCGCGCTGCCTTCGCACCGCGCCGACGAGGTACCGCTGGCCCTGGACAGCGCCACGCACATCAGGCTCGCGGAGATCGCCGAGGCCGACGGCGCCACCTTCTTCATGGTGGTGCAGGCCGCACTCGCGCTCCTCCTCTCCGGGCTCGGCGCGGGCACCGACCTCACCCTGGGCACGGTGCTGCCGCGCCGGGACGAGGAAGGCGACCTGGACGGCGTCGTCGGGCCGTTCGCCGACCCGCTCGTCCTGCGTACGGACGCGTCCGGCGACCCCACGTACCGCGAACTGCTCGGCCGCGCACGGGACGCTTACCAGCGCGCGGTCCAGAACCCGGACGTGCCCTTCGGGCGGCTCGCCGACGCTCTCGCGCTGCCCGCCGGGCACCGGCACCCCCTGTTCCAGGTGGTCCTGGAGATCCTCAGCGACTCCGCCGAGATGTGGGAGTCGCCGGAGCTGCCGGGCCTGCGCACCACACGCCTGCCGGTGGGCACCCCGGCCGCCCACCCCGACCTGGTCGTCGCCCTCACCGAGCGGCACGGCTCCGACAGCGGCCCGGACGGAGCCGACGGTACGCTCCGCTACGCCACCGAGCTGTTCGACCGCTCCACGGCATCCGCGCTCGCCCAGCGGCTCACCCGTGTCCTCCAGCAGGTGGCCGACGACCCCGAACTGCGCCTCAGCCAGGTGGAACTCCTCCTTGACGAGGCCGAGCGCCGCCAGGTCACCGAGCCCCGCGAAGCCACCGCGGCGCCGGTCCCGGACGGCACGGTCGTCGAGCTGCTCGCCGAACAGGCTGCGTTGGCCCCCGACGCCGTCGCCGTCATGGATCACGACGGGCCGCTCACCCACGGCGCGCTGGACGCCGCGTCCGGGCAGCTGGCGCGGCGCCTCGCCGACCTGGGCATCGGCGCGGAGGACGTCGTGGTCCTCGCCCTGCCGCCCACCTCGGGCCTCGTCGTCGCGGTCCTCGGTGTGCTCAGGTCCGGCGCCGCCTGCCTGATCGCCGACCCGAACCGGCCCATGGAGGACGTGGCGTCGTGCCTGCGGCAGGTCACGCCCGCCGCCCTCGTGTGCACGTTCGCCATGGCCCCGCTCCTCGGC
The sequence above is a segment of the Streptomyces sp. Je 1-369 genome. Coding sequences within it:
- a CDS encoding amino acid adenylation domain-containing protein → MTTRPRSLVEDVWPLSPLQEGMLFHASYDDQGPDVYTVQSTLAVEGPVDTARLRASWQALLTRHAALRACFRPVTGARMVQVIPREVALPWNETDVSALVEPEALAEIDRLAARERAQRFDLAVPPLLRLLLVRLGERRHRLVVTFHHILMDGWSMPVLLNELSQVYAAGGDASVLGRVAPYGEYVAWLGRQDKDAARDAWRAELSGADGSTLVAPKDPGRAPVLPDHVHTELPAELTHAVTELARTNGLTVNTVVQGAWALVLARLAGRTDVVFGATVAGRPAELPRVESMIGLFINTLPVRVRLDGAQPVAGLLARLQAAQSGLIAHQHVGLAEVQKIAGPAAVFDTLVLYENYPLPPAGPEPGPDAVTIRPAEASRDASHYPLTLVAVPGGDRMRFKLDYRPDLFDRTAAESVVRRFVRVLEQVTADPAARVGDIDVLEQAERSAVTERWNTTGRPLAAGSVVEAFEAQARRAPDTAAVRCGDDVLTYGELAERANRLARHLAGLGVGRERRVGLCLPRGTDMIVAELAVWKAGGAFVPLDPDHPADRLHYMITDSGADLVLATGATLADVPDGTARVVVLDETRTARAIAAEPGGPLGLPVGTEQLAYVIYTSGSTGRPKGVALAHRGVMNLAEAMRPALDLRDGVVMLQFASFSFDGAVLDVAVTLAAGGTLAIASAEERTEPDALAGMIRATGVAAASVVPSVLRTLDPETVAGVRNWVLGGEWLTADLASRWAGRARLWNTYGPTEATVMATVGRVDEGIKPVDAPPPIGRPLGNMRTYVLDGFLRPVPPGVSGELYVAGPGVARGYVGRPDLTAERFVACPFGEGGRMYRTGDLARWTAEGQLSFAGRADEQVKLRGYRIEPGEVEAVLAAHPSVREAAVIAREDLPGDKRLVAYVVPTAGDAEPGSGTPRDLDTEALHAFAATRLPAYMVPATTVVLDALPLTVNGKLDRAALPAPELAVRGGRDPRTPVETVLCDLFAEVLGIERAGADDSFFALGGDSISSMMLVSGARRAGLAVTARQVFEHRTPAALALVAVPTRATPAGGGDPGTGEVPLTPVMHELLDRVGAEATGRVVQTAVVEAPAGLSTETLADAVRAVVDHHDVLRARLETEPERRLVVSGPGTVPAGSFVRRYDATGTAPDELPRIVAEETRAAVARLDPRTGVMLQVVWLDLGPGSPGRLVLVVDHLVMDAVSWRILLPDLEQACAATAAGRTPELAPVPTSFRHWARALADQATGAERTAELDAWTQLLQGPDPQFTALAPDPALDLADTVRRVSVTVPAPVTSALLTGVPEAFHAGVDDVLLTGLAAAVTEWADGGVPEGGFLVDVEGHGRIALSETMDLSRTVGWFTGTHPVRLDAGKPDFEDLREGGPDAGIAVKRVKEQVRAVPGDGLGHGLLRHLNLETAAELAALPAARIGFTYLGRIPSGPADGSADVPVSDDRGPADGRFPVAHPLELAGVVHDGPDGPRLTLSLDAPHRLLDETAARVLVEGWAAMLTGLAAHVDEPTAGGHTASDFPLVTLDQPQIDKLETAAPDLVDIWPLSPLQEGLLFHALFDRQSTDVYVEQMIVGLEGPLDAARLRASWQALLDRHASLRVGFRQVAGSGQSVQVVADRATLPWREEDLSELDDDAAWEESERLGREDRAKGFDLAKPPLVKVLLARTGQDRYRMMVTLHHIVLDGWSLPVLRRELWACYEAGGTAAGLPPVTPYRDYLTWLGQQDKEAAQEAWRAELTGADEPTQVVPMAPGAVAATDPDAASGEVFAVAGPALDRRLGELARAQGVTLNTVVQTAWALVVGQLAGRQDVVFGASVAGRPADLPGMENMLGLFINTVPVRVRFAPALTVAEVLTDVQGRQSALMDHQYLSLGDIQRVAGRGATFDTLMAFESFPTGTTGTAGNTGTAGTAGSDPSAQGDGSNREPGPAGVELTEAGMRESINYPLGLVVDPLNGLRMRLTYRPDAFDEPTAHALLDRLLRALRQMAADPGTPVGRLQLSDTADRARVLEEWNDTDVSHPDTLIPELFAAHVQNSPDAVAVRCGEEALSYAELEVRADRLARRLVGLGVGPESRVGLCLPRGVDMVVGELGVWKAGGAFVPLDPEYPADRLSFMVADSGAGVLVGAGESLAGVAVGGARVVLLGEDDAECSEVPVGVRLSAERLAYVIYTSGSTGRPKGVAVAHGGVANLAAAMRPVLGVDAGVSVLQFASFSFDAAVLDVAVTLSGGGTLAIASAEERAEPSALADMIEAAGVTTASVVPSLLTMLDPASVPGVGNWILGAELMTAALASRWTAQARVWNTYGPTEATVMATAGPVDENIRSQDRPPAIGRPLDNVRTYVLDGFLHPVPVGATGELYVAGPGVARGYVGRPDLTAERFVACPFGAGGRMYRTGDLARWTADGQLSFVGRADEQVKVRGFRVEPGEVEAVLAAHPEVRQAAVIAREDRPGDKRIVGYIVPETKDLEIQSVHDHLAQALPDYMRPASVVVLEALPLTGNGKVDRAALPRPDFAGRISGREPETELEATLCALFAEVLGLERVGVDNNFFDLGGDSGLAMRLAARIREELGSELSMRRFFGESTPLGVARMLTSKELPELRPVDHPEEIPVTAGQLRTWRLAEANPGSAAQRVSIALSLGGRLDRDALAAALADVAARHDILRTVFVGPDAGTDGADVPAGTDDVRQCVLEPDAEAARPALPVTAATEEELPRLLADHAGHEFDLARETPWTARLFAVAETEHVLLLVVHRIATDDASLIVLVRDLAAAYGARREGRAPERAPLPLQFADYALWEQEMLRDEEDRDSLIGEQFAYWKKALADAEPEQELPADRPRAALPSHRADEVPLALDSATHIRLAEIAEADGATFFMVVQAALALLLSGLGAGTDLTLGTVLPRRDEEGDLDGVVGPFADPLVLRTDASGDPTYRELLGRARDAYQRAVQNPDVPFGRLADALALPAGHRHPLFQVVLEILSDSAEMWESPELPGLRTTRLPVGTPAAHPDLVVALTERHGSDSGPDGADGTLRYATELFDRSTASALAQRLTRVLQQVADDPELRLSQVELLLDEAERRQVTEPREATAAPVPDGTVVELLAEQAALAPDAVAVMDHDGPLTHGALDAASGQLARRLADLGIGAEDVVVLALPPTSGLVVAVLGVLRSGAACLIADPNRPMEDVASCLRQVTPAALVCTFAMAPLLGDGVTVPFLLLDDPRLAAADGAAPQTDPPLPTPLPRQAALVLGTPAPDGTDGTVAGAVVEHRTLVDHAVHHRHAAPTHHGVTFLDVRAPVSALLTPLLSALCAGGGVRLGVPGEDAAPTAGPGGAQHLVTTRDLLSTADERAADEAPFAEVTVVDNGGTPAVDDTRAWLAAHPRTTLVSAHGAAETGGPWLDHRTGPGETLPDRAPVGTPVPNARAYVLDDYLRPVPPGGTGDLYIAGSSLARGYAEAPGLTGQRFVACPFATAGGDRMLHTGERARRTADGLLTLHGRGRGGTRVVGRRAGGDHGDLEMLLPLRPKGDLPPLFCMHTGTGLSWAYAALLRHLPQDRPVYGVQARGLAEPEPLPQSLEEMAADYAEQIRTVQPEGPYHLLGWSLGGLIAQAVATHLEEQGERVELLAVIDGYPEEFGGAQYSDARAEDGQDGTTAPRASNLGLPPDENIGQDMDEGLRANMRQVIDNVGRLTPRHTPRRSAGDLLLFVATEDRPAVTPAAPGDSWRPYVAGNIESHDIAASHYTMLQPAPSARIGGVIADKLRSADGTERSDGTERSDGTGKV